The segment TCCATTGATGGGGAAGGTATTCGACAAGGTTTATTGACAACATTCTTGCGTCTTCATGACTGCAATATCCGCTGTTCATATTGTGATACCACCTATAGTTATGGCATTGATAGTACTTTCACAGATATGACCGTACAAGAGGTAGCTGATGCTATTGAAAGTTTAGGCAATCATCGAATTACCATAACTGGTGGTGAGCCACTATTACAAGAAGCTGCTGTAGTGGAGTTAATCGATGAATTAAATCGTCGTAAATCTACTAAACTAGAGGATAAACCGTGTACTGTTAAAAAATCGACTGTGAGAAATGAATTATCTGAAGGCACTCAAGGTGTATTAGCTGATGAAAGTCCTTACGATTTCAATATTGAAACGAATGGTACCATTATACCGAGCTTTCACAGAGACAATGTGTGGTTTACCTACGATTACAAGACGCCATCATCTTTGGCAGAAGAGTCTATGGATTTAGATATATTCAAAGTTTCTACAAGACAAGATCTTATTAAATTTGTAGTAGGTTCTGTAGAGGACTTGGACTGTATGCGTCGTATCATTAAGGAACATCCTACAAAGGCTCAAATTTATGTATCCCCTGTGTGGGGTAAAATTGAAGCAGCATCCATTATCGATTATATGAAAACATATAATTTACAGAATGTACGATTCCAATTGCAAATCCATAAATTTGTATGGGATCCAGATGCGAAAGGTGTATAGTGTAGTTAGGATGTATAGAATCAGTATCCTATGTAATCATAGTATGATGCATTGAGGTATGATGACATCTTGATATAAAGGGGAAAATATGGATACAGAAAAAATAGAATCACTTATATATCAATTGCTAGAAGCCTTGGGAGAGGACCCTAACCGAGAAGGCTTACAGGAAACACCAAAGCGCGTAGCACAAATGATGGAAGAAGTATATGAAGGGATTCAGTATACAAATGCTGAGATTGCTGAGATGTATGGCAAGACCTTTGCAGTTGATACAAATCAAATGGTAGTAGTAAAGGATATTACTTGCTTCTCTCATTGCGAGCATCATATGGCGCTTATGTATGATATGAGTATTAGTATCGGTTACATTCCGAAAGGTCGAGTTATTGGCTTATCTAAGATTCCTCGCATTGCAGAAATGTGCTGTAAGCGTTTGCAATTGCAAGAGAAAATCGGAGAAGATATAGCTGAAGTAATCTCTTTAGCAACAGGCTCTGAAGATGTGATCGTTCATATTACATCCTCTCATAGCTGTATGAGTGCACGGGGCATTAAATCTACCAATAGTCAAACGACGACACTGGCTACAAAAGGTGTGTTTAACGAAGACAATATGATTCATCGTTTTATGCTCATGAAACAGTCATAGAAATACGGTGTGCCTTGACTTAGTACTAGCCTATTCGGTATAATTAATAAGCTAGAAACTAACTGTGGGCCTATAGCTCAGGGGTAGAGCAACCGGCTCATAACCGGTCGGTCCCTGGTTCGATCCCAGGTGGGCCCACCAATTATGTTGATATCTACCGTCCTTGAGGATTCAAGGGCGGTTATTTTTATATATATAATAATAGAGGAATTATGGAACCTAGACCTATGATGGATCGCTTAGAGGCGGTGTTTTCAATCGTACCAAAAGCTCATGCTATAGCTGATATTGGTACTGATCATGGATATTTAGCAGTAGAACTCATCAACCGTAATCGTGCTGAATTTGTTATTGCTGGCGACGTGCATAAAGGACCTTTAGAATCTGCAAAAGAATATGTTCAATCTTGTGGATTAACTTCTAAAGTAGATTGTCGATTAGGGGATGGTCTAAAGGTAACAGAGAAGGGCGAATTAAATGGTGCCATCTGTTGTGGTATGGGTGGATACCTCATGCGCGATATTGTAGACGCTGGTCCAGAGTCTTTAGAGTTCTACGTATTACAACCACAGAATGGACAAAAAGAATTACGTCAATATATGGTACAAAAGGGCTATGTTATCGTCCTTGAAATCATCGTTGAAGATGCAGGAAAGCTATACACTGCATTTTTAGCAGTGCGTAATGATCAGGTAGAAGCGTATACGGGCATGACTGAATACATAGATGTTTATCAATCATTACCAGAGGATTCGTTATTATGGTCTGTAGGTGCTCTTTTAGAACAGGAACGACCATCACTTTGGACGAAATATATTGAGTACTTAATATATCAACGACAATGTGCACTAGACGGTATGACTGCGCAATTGAGCCATACAGATAAATATAAGGATTTAGAGCGTGAAGTAAAATTTCTGCACGGACTTTTAGAAGATAGAAAGAAGTGAGCTTTATGACAACAGTTCAACAAGTTATTACATTAATGGAACAATTGGCCCCTCGTTCTTATGCAGAATCTTGGGATAATGTAGGCCTCATGGTGGGTGATAGAAATGCTATCGTTACAGGCGTGTTAACTACATTAGATGTAACAGCGGAGGCCATTTCATATGCCATTGAACATGACTGTAATCTAATTGTTAGTCATCACCCGTTGATTTTTAAGGGCTTAAAACAATTGTCTTGTGATACGGCGCAAGGGCGCGTGATTAATCAGCTGATTCAACATAATATTGCCGTTTACAGTGCACATACAAATCTTGATATTGCACCTGGTGGCTTGAATGATATGTTGGCAGAACGATTAGGTCTTATAGATATTAAAGGCTTTATCAAAACTGGTGAAGATACATTGTATAAGATAACCACTTTTGTACCGGAAAATGCTGCTGATGCGGTTCGTCATGCTATGGGGGTCGCAGGGGCAGGAAAAATTGGCAACTATGAGCACTGTAGCTTTAGTCTTCACGGTGAAGGACGCTTCATCGGTAATGAAGCGTCTCATCCTGTCATCGGTGAAGCCGGTGTCTTAACGGTGGCACCTGAGGTACAAGTGAATGCTATCGTAGATGGTACTCATTTAAGCCAAGTGATTGAGTCTATGAAAGCAGCACATCCTTATGAAGAAGTGGCTTATGAAGTTGTGTCCTTAGTAGATCCTACAGCGTCTACTCAGTATTTAGGTAGAGTTGGCCGCTTGCCAAATGCATTAAATTTAGATACCTTCCGTGAATGGGTACAAGAAGCTTTACCATTGGCTAATATTCGTTTTGCTGGCATAGCGCCTAAAGAAATTCAATCCATAGCACTATGTTCTGGTGCCGGTGCTGAATTTATTAAGGATGCAGCTCGCTTGCATGTAGACGCATATGTTACAGGCGATGTGAAATATCATGATGCACAATTAGCTAAAGAGCTTGGATTGCTTGTGGTTGATGCAGGGCATTTTGGTACAGAATCTATTGTAGCTGATGGTTTGCGAGACTATTTGCTCGGAACAGGTCTTTCTATTCCTGTTAAAGCTTTCACAGAGCAAAATGATTTCTTCTTTTTATAATGTTGCATTTTCTTGCAACAAATAGCGTAGCTATGATAAACTGAATTGAAGCAAGTATGAAAGACGGTTGCGAGTCCATATGACTCGAGGAAAGTCCGAGCTCCATAGGGCAGGATGCCAGATAACGTCTGGCGAGGGTGACCTTAGGGAAAGTGCCATAGAAAAGGAAACCGCCACGTCAGTGGTAAGGGTGGAAAGGTGAGGTAAGAGCTCACCAGCAGTCTGGTAACAGGCTGGCTCGGTAAACCCCATCCGGAGCAAGACCGAATAGGGAAGGGTTAAGGGTGGTCCCGCCTACCTTCCGGGTTGTGTCGCTCGAGCGTGCAGGCGACTGTACGCCTAGAAAGATAATCGTCACCGTGCAAGCGGAACAGAACTCGGCTTATTGATTGCTTGCTTCCATATTTAGGATATAATTTATAGTAGTATATAAGATTGTAGATCTTTGTTAGGAGAACTTCATGGCAATTACAGCGATTACTAGTGTACAAGAATTTGATGAAAAAGTACTTGGCTCTAAAGGTTTAGCTATTGTTGATTTTTGGGCTGCTTGGTGCGAACCTTGTACTGTTATGCGTCCAGAGGTAGAAGCAGTGGCAGAACGCTTCGAAGGGCAAGTAGAATTCTTCAGCGTTGATGCAGAAGATAAAAATCTTCGTGGTATTTTATTGAAAGAAGACATCGATGGCATTCCATCCATGGTATTCTATCGCGATGGCAAAATGCTTGATTCCCTTGTAGGTTACAAAAAAGCTGACGTGCTTGAGTCTCTAATCAAGGAAGTTATCTAATTTAGTGATAATTGAAATTTTTTACAATATCATATAATACAAGGCTGTATACAAGTTGAATAAATTTTCTTGTATACAGTTTTTTTATTTAAAATCTGTAGTTTTAACAGTTATTAAGTGATATAATAAAGTTGTAAGAATATGATTGTTATCATAATATCTATGATATATTGAATATTAAAATTAATTATCATAGTATGATTATTATCATAATGGTTGTAGTTCATTAAGTAATATTGATATATTGCGCAAAGTTGTTGTAAGGAGGCTATATTCCGTGAAGAATCGTATAAACAGTTTATGGACACTCTTCCAAGAGCGACGTTTGAGTCGACGCACATTTATGAAATCCTGTGTAGCACTCACCGCTATTCTCGGTTTGCCACCAACGATGTTAGACACCGTTGTTAAGGCAGCTGAAACAACTGAATTGCCTACAGTAATTTGGTTACATGGTCATGAATGTACTGGTTGTAGTGAATCATTCATTCGTTCATCTTCTCCGTTTACATCCGATGTAATTTTGAACATGATTTCCCTTGAATATGATGATACTTTGGCGGCTGCATCTGGTGCACCATTAGAAGAACATTTAGAGAAAATCATTAAAGAAAAAGCCGGCAAATATATTTTGGCTGTTGAAGGTGGCGTACCACTTGATGAAGATGGTGTTTACTGTACAGTAGGTGGACGTACATTTAAAGAGTCCTTAATAGAAGCGGCTAAAGGTGCAGCAGCAATCATTGAATATGGTTCTTGCGCATCTTGGGGTGGTATTCAAGCGGCTAAACCAAATCCAACAAATACAGTATCTGTATCCTCTGTTGTATCTGGTAAGCCTATTATCAAAGTTCCTGGATGTCCTCCAATTCCAGAGGTTATGACTGGTGTAATTATGCATTATTCATTATTCGGACAAATCCCACCTCTTGATTCTCAAGGTCGTCCTAAACAATTTTATGGCAATCGTATTCACGATACATGCTATCGTCGTGCCTTCTTTGATTCTGGTCTATTCGTTGAAAAATTTGACGATGATGCATCCAAATCTGGTTGGTGCTTGTACAAAGTAGGTTGTCGTGGACCTCAAACATATAATTCTTGTGGTAACTTGCGTTGGTGGAATGGGTTATCCTACCCAATTCAATCCGGTCACGGTTGTATTGGCTGCTCTGAAAAGGGCTTCTGGGATAATGACGTATTCTATAAACGTTTACCAGATATTCCATTGGCTAAAACCATCACAACTGCTGATACAATCGGTACCGTAGCTGCTGTTGGTGCCACTGCAGCTGTTATTGTTCATGGTGCTGCAACTCTTACGCGTAATAAAATTCTTGATATGAAAGAAGAAAAACGCTTAAAAGAAGAAGGCTTATGGGATGAAAAGAAACATAATAATGGAGGAGGTCACTAATGAAACGCGTAGTAGTAGATCCGATTTCCCGTATTGAAGGTCATTTACGGGTAGAAATAAAAGTTGATGAAGCGAGTGGTAAGGTAGAGGACGCATTGTCTTCTGGTACTGCTTGGCGCGGTATCGAACTTGTTGCTAAAGATCGCGATCCTCGTGACCTTTGGGCTTTCGTACAACGTATTTGTGGCGTATGTACTACAACACATGCGTTGGCAGCGTTACGTGCTGTAGAGGATGCACTTGGTATTACCATTCCTAAAAATGCAAACTATATTCGTAACATCATGCATAGCTCTTTAGATGTACATGACCATATTGTGCATTTTTATCACTTGCATGCTCTTGATTGGGTTAGTCCTATAGCAGCGTTGAGTGCAGACCCTGCGAAGACAGCTCAATTACAAAATGAAATTTTAACAACCTATAATGTAGGTGGCTTGGCACCAGCTGAAACGGCATCTAAAGACTCTGCATATCCTAAAGAGTTCCCTAAAGCGACTACTGCATATTTTGCAGCGGTACAACAAAAGGTTAAGAAGATTGTTGAATCTGGTCAGTTGGGCATTTTCGCTGCTCAATGGTGGGATCATCCTGATTATAATTTGTTGCCACCAGAGGTTCACTTAATGGCCGTATCCCATTACTTGAATATTCTTGATCGTCAACGTGATATCGTAATTCCTCACGTTGTATTTGGTGGTAAAAACCCACATCCACATTATATTGTTGGTGGTATGCCATGTTCCATTTCTATGAATGATATGAATGCGCCTATCAATACAGCACGTCTTGCTGCGGTAGAAGAATCTATTGCATTGGCTAAAGATTTAGTAAGTAACTTCTACTTGCCTGATTTACTTGCTATTGGAAAAATCTATGTTGAAAAAGGCATGGTCGATGGCGGTGGCCTTGCGAAAAAACGTGTTATGTCTTATGGTGATTATCCAGATGATACATATACTGGCATTTCTAATGGTGATTACCATAAAAAATGTGTGGTTCGATCCAATGGCGTTGTAGAAAACTTTGCTTTAGGTGTGGATAAGGCTACATTTATTCCACTAGAAGGTAAAGATTTCATGGATCCACAATACCTTAGTGAAGAGGTTGATCACTCCTGGTTCACATATCCAGATGGTAAAAGTTCTCTTCATCCTATCGAAGGTGTTACAGATCCTAAGTTTACAGGTCCTAAATCTGGTACAAAAGAAAAATGGGAATTCCTTGATGAAGATAAAAAATATTCTTGGATTAAATCCCCAACATTCAAAGGTAAAACTGCAGAGGTTGGCCCATTAGCGAAATATATCGTTGTATATACAAAAGTAAAACAAGGTATCATTAAAGACCCAACTTGGGCAGAGTCTATGATTGTTCGTCAAATCGATACAGTATCTCAAGTATTAGGGGTACCTGCTCATGTATGGATGACTACAATGGTTGGTCGAACAGCTTGTCGTGGCCTTGATGCACAAGTAGCAGCAAATATGAGTCAATACTTCTTTGATAAACTTGTTGCTAACATCAAGAATGGCGATACTACAGTGGCTGATATGACTAAGTTTGAGCCAAATACATGGGATAAAGATGCTAAAGGCGTTGGCCTTGTAGATGCACCTCGCGGTGGTTTGGGCCACTGGATTCACATTAAAGATGGCCGCTCTGCAAACTATCAATGTATCGTACCATCTACATGGAATGCATGTCCTAAGACTGCAGCAAATGAACATGGTGCCTACGAAGACTCCATGATTGATACACATGTAAAAATTGTAGATAAACCACTTGAAATCTTGAAGGTAATTCACTCCTTTGACCCATGTCTCGCATGTGCAACCCATTTATACAATAAAAAAGGCGAAAAAATTGTTTCCGTCAATACAGATGCATTGTGTAAATAAAGGGTGGTGGGCTTATGTTAATACATACTGACAAAAAGGCGTATGTCGTATTTAGTCTATGGCTGCGCATATTCCACTGGACTATGGTGCTAAGCGTAACTGCATTATTCTGGACAGGCCTATATATTGGTGATCCAGGATTTGCGGCTATCACAGGTAATCCAGAGCCAACCTTTGCTATTGATGGCTGGTTCTCTATGGAAACTATGCGGCGTATCCATTTCATTGCAGGGGTTATCTTAACATGCTCCTTTATTTTCCGATTTGCAGGAGCTCTTTGGAATCGAGGAGATAGATTATTACCTAAATTCCGCCAAAAACGGTATTGGTATGGTCTTAAAGAAACTACATTGCACTATTTGATGATTCCACAAAAACACGAACATCATTGGCTTCGTAACTCCTTAGCAAGAACTGCATATATGATGGTATATGTAATGTTTTTCTTTGAAATCTTAACGGGGTTAACAATGTATTCTATGGTGGATCCTAATGGTATTCTAGGAACCCTATTCGCACCAGTTGTTACATTATTTGGTGGTGAATATAAGGTTCACATTATTCATCACTATATTGCGTGGGGATTCTTGTTCTTTACTATCGTTCACGTGTACATGGCATTCCGAGAAGACGTTATGGAGGAATCCGGCGAAGTATCTGCTATGGTTTCCGGCATGAAGTATTATGCGCATGATCCAATCGATATTGAAGATCTAAACGGTAAACGCCGTCGTGGTGAACGTATCGATAAACCATCTGGTACTACATATCGTCCAAGTGATCCTAACGATCCTAGAGAAAGAGAATTACAAGATAATGACTAATACAAGTACTGATATCATCAGTGGCTTGGAACAATACGCGGACTCTGAGGGTCCGCGTATTGATTTAAATAGCCTTTATGATGATGGGAATAATGAAATTGTTCTACTTGGCGTAGGGAATATATTGCTTACTGATGAGGGATTAGGTGTTCATGTAGTGAAAGAGTTGAAAGAATCTTTCACATTTACACCAGCCATTTCTATTATTGA is part of the Veillonella nakazawae genome and harbors:
- a CDS encoding 4Fe-4S cluster-binding domain-containing protein is translated as MNVIEIFGSIDGEGIRQGLLTTFLRLHDCNIRCSYCDTTYSYGIDSTFTDMTVQEVADAIESLGNHRITITGGEPLLQEAAVVELIDELNRRKSTKLEDKPCTVKKSTVRNELSEGTQGVLADESPYDFNIETNGTIIPSFHRDNVWFTYDYKTPSSLAEESMDLDIFKVSTRQDLIKFVVGSVEDLDCMRRIIKEHPTKAQIYVSPVWGKIEAASIIDYMKTYNLQNVRFQLQIHKFVWDPDAKGV
- the folE gene encoding GTP cyclohydrolase I FolE → MDTEKIESLIYQLLEALGEDPNREGLQETPKRVAQMMEEVYEGIQYTNAEIAEMYGKTFAVDTNQMVVVKDITCFSHCEHHMALMYDMSISIGYIPKGRVIGLSKIPRIAEMCCKRLQLQEKIGEDIAEVISLATGSEDVIVHITSSHSCMSARGIKSTNSQTTTLATKGVFNEDNMIHRFMLMKQS
- a CDS encoding tRNA (adenine(22)-N(1))-methyltransferase: MEPRPMMDRLEAVFSIVPKAHAIADIGTDHGYLAVELINRNRAEFVIAGDVHKGPLESAKEYVQSCGLTSKVDCRLGDGLKVTEKGELNGAICCGMGGYLMRDIVDAGPESLEFYVLQPQNGQKELRQYMVQKGYVIVLEIIVEDAGKLYTAFLAVRNDQVEAYTGMTEYIDVYQSLPEDSLLWSVGALLEQERPSLWTKYIEYLIYQRQCALDGMTAQLSHTDKYKDLEREVKFLHGLLEDRKK
- a CDS encoding Nif3-like dinuclear metal center hexameric protein; the encoded protein is MTTVQQVITLMEQLAPRSYAESWDNVGLMVGDRNAIVTGVLTTLDVTAEAISYAIEHDCNLIVSHHPLIFKGLKQLSCDTAQGRVINQLIQHNIAVYSAHTNLDIAPGGLNDMLAERLGLIDIKGFIKTGEDTLYKITTFVPENAADAVRHAMGVAGAGKIGNYEHCSFSLHGEGRFIGNEASHPVIGEAGVLTVAPEVQVNAIVDGTHLSQVIESMKAAHPYEEVAYEVVSLVDPTASTQYLGRVGRLPNALNLDTFREWVQEALPLANIRFAGIAPKEIQSIALCSGAGAEFIKDAARLHVDAYVTGDVKYHDAQLAKELGLLVVDAGHFGTESIVADGLRDYLLGTGLSIPVKAFTEQNDFFFL
- a CDS encoding thioredoxin family protein encodes the protein MAITAITSVQEFDEKVLGSKGLAIVDFWAAWCEPCTVMRPEVEAVAERFEGQVEFFSVDAEDKNLRGILLKEDIDGIPSMVFYRDGKMLDSLVGYKKADVLESLIKEVI
- a CDS encoding hydrogenase small subunit produces the protein MKNRINSLWTLFQERRLSRRTFMKSCVALTAILGLPPTMLDTVVKAAETTELPTVIWLHGHECTGCSESFIRSSSPFTSDVILNMISLEYDDTLAAASGAPLEEHLEKIIKEKAGKYILAVEGGVPLDEDGVYCTVGGRTFKESLIEAAKGAAAIIEYGSCASWGGIQAAKPNPTNTVSVSSVVSGKPIIKVPGCPPIPEVMTGVIMHYSLFGQIPPLDSQGRPKQFYGNRIHDTCYRRAFFDSGLFVEKFDDDASKSGWCLYKVGCRGPQTYNSCGNLRWWNGLSYPIQSGHGCIGCSEKGFWDNDVFYKRLPDIPLAKTITTADTIGTVAAVGATAAVIVHGAATLTRNKILDMKEEKRLKEEGLWDEKKHNNGGGH
- a CDS encoding nickel-dependent hydrogenase large subunit, which translates into the protein MKRVVVDPISRIEGHLRVEIKVDEASGKVEDALSSGTAWRGIELVAKDRDPRDLWAFVQRICGVCTTTHALAALRAVEDALGITIPKNANYIRNIMHSSLDVHDHIVHFYHLHALDWVSPIAALSADPAKTAQLQNEILTTYNVGGLAPAETASKDSAYPKEFPKATTAYFAAVQQKVKKIVESGQLGIFAAQWWDHPDYNLLPPEVHLMAVSHYLNILDRQRDIVIPHVVFGGKNPHPHYIVGGMPCSISMNDMNAPINTARLAAVEESIALAKDLVSNFYLPDLLAIGKIYVEKGMVDGGGLAKKRVMSYGDYPDDTYTGISNGDYHKKCVVRSNGVVENFALGVDKATFIPLEGKDFMDPQYLSEEVDHSWFTYPDGKSSLHPIEGVTDPKFTGPKSGTKEKWEFLDEDKKYSWIKSPTFKGKTAEVGPLAKYIVVYTKVKQGIIKDPTWAESMIVRQIDTVSQVLGVPAHVWMTTMVGRTACRGLDAQVAANMSQYFFDKLVANIKNGDTTVADMTKFEPNTWDKDAKGVGLVDAPRGGLGHWIHIKDGRSANYQCIVPSTWNACPKTAANEHGAYEDSMIDTHVKIVDKPLEILKVIHSFDPCLACATHLYNKKGEKIVSVNTDALCK
- the cybH gene encoding Ni/Fe-hydrogenase, b-type cytochrome subunit — its product is MLIHTDKKAYVVFSLWLRIFHWTMVLSVTALFWTGLYIGDPGFAAITGNPEPTFAIDGWFSMETMRRIHFIAGVILTCSFIFRFAGALWNRGDRLLPKFRQKRYWYGLKETTLHYLMIPQKHEHHWLRNSLARTAYMMVYVMFFFEILTGLTMYSMVDPNGILGTLFAPVVTLFGGEYKVHIIHHYIAWGFLFFTIVHVYMAFREDVMEESGEVSAMVSGMKYYAHDPIDIEDLNGKRRRGERIDKPSGTTYRPSDPNDPRERELQDND